A part of Palaemon carinicauda isolate YSFRI2023 chromosome 8, ASM3689809v2, whole genome shotgun sequence genomic DNA contains:
- the LOC137645633 gene encoding uncharacterized protein isoform X2 — translation MDSYANTDEHSPTPIFFPPNGQSSTYQTSISHPINIPCPSYPVPGILTPPDTPTSPFGFAMKQQVPTGTPTDQNDVSFCVSTAYDSSAQNNAAFLRAGKPTLRKKNNQLSLLPGLRLNTKLEVQRHHLVQDPESDDEVEEEMCNEIEAELYDEKAELCNEIEAKSYDEKEAEMCNEIEAELCDEKEAELLDEIETGLCDGVDVELDDEIALESRVVKTQENESSEVQMATYVGRESPGEKDSDTELRVLCFIIGSDLRKVADQYQPTYARVRLFSPRLSFEISSDVLEM, via the exons ATGGATTCATACGCCAACACAGACGAACATTCACCAACACCAATATTCTTCCCTCCAAATGGACAATCTTCAACTTACCAGACTTCTATTTCTCATCCCATAAATATCCCGTGCCCCTCTTATCCGGTACCTGGTATTCTGACACCACCCGATACGCCAACGTCTCCTTTTGGATTTGCGATGAAGCAACAGGTTCCAACGGGAACGCCAACAGATCAGAACGACGTTTCATTTTGTGTATCGACAGCGTATGATTCCTCTGCTCAGAATAATGCTGCATTTTTGCGTGCTGGGAAACCCACATTGAGAAAAAAGAATAATCAGTTAAGTCTTCTGCCAGGGCTAAGATTGAACACTAAACTTGAAGTTCAAAGACACCATCTTGTCCAGGATCCTGAATCGGATGACGAAGTAGAGGAAGAAATGTGCAATGAAATCGAGGCAGAATTATATGACGAGAAAGCAGAATTGTGCAATGAAATAGAGGCAAAATCGTATGACGAGAAAGAAGCAGAAATGTGCAATGAAATAGAGGCAGAATTGTGTGACGAGAAAGAAGCAGAATTGCTCGACGAAATAGAGACTGGATTGTGCGACGGAGTTGATGTGGAACTGGATGACGAAATAGCCCTCGAGTCGCGTGTTGTAAAAACGCAAGAAAACGAAAGCAGTGAAGTCCAGATGGCAACCTATGTTGGGAGAGAATCACCAGGCGAAAAGGACAGCGACACAGAGCTGAGAGTACTGTGCTTTATAATAGGATCTGATCTTCGCAAAGTAGCGGACCAGTATCAACCTACCTACGCCAGGGTTCGTTTGTTCTCCCCTAGGTTAAGTTTTGAAATTTCAAGTGATGTCTTAGAAAT GTAG
- the LOC137644822 gene encoding uncharacterized protein — MAAAAAASGDTEEDLTVEVLAINEDSRGFDVRVLGHFDLPEETMEQFTLCFWMKPTCWSEYSTYLNSDSFWLSLLEGSLAISIVGRFTVLDRITELQAWSHICVCVQGIDIQLFYDGLPVRSSSVQEYSETPDDLIAPRFVNITSSYFEGSTNFCGYFSSLQIFQGLLTKDQIESVRLGNFAEFPFSYYPYKIDDVIPNANEKILTSSVHSEFLKKKFNFSLLVFKVKVTYRQAFMMCTGYGGTLPIIDNVEHREIVKENLSDVQEKGDIWMQMSSRNLSGNLEQQWCPMMYKNKGVFYMIQWGCIKFSVNLMCIIPKGIFLRLKGNALTNENQFAIQQDKSFQGITLESRRNLKGLWKGSSFQIQTKKGDMQFQIALEDGYPIGRRQWHTKDNNTVLLSLSTCSFDEFSCNNGQCIPISQRCDGKMGDCFDLSDEDSTCEIFFGPDETYFKMQAPRDRRVSVDVWMKFIRSIGGDDNTIKVLFQISLSWRDERLRFYNLITYNRSTNILNTKYLEELWNPYLYFLTATYEENLRINTKDMIHKLKITPQKNGTLALLKSFEALEFLGENVIIEMITAVDITVQCNFDFQAFPFDFQLCLIPIKLQGNDHPMIDKETLRVRSDNQALPIYDVYQIRCRHVPKSSRFDRDQVVIAVLIERKNKAFFLTMLGPCIVLEMLGLLSFLAFPIDEFYQRASTCLSLLIVVASIFSQSVSVLPRSASPKAIDVWFFFFILRFFLYFVAHCLVEFQRLRVQKKKSETNIKIIKVSNEEAIRNKALANHSIKSMDSRPTVDADESEDEKGQRKAHRSFAWMANSIPKTTPFHPTTVNLACLLLGIAIDVTFIAIFIRSLMNIRSDIFEEFLKYENCN; from the exons ATggctgctgcagctgctgcatcAGGAGACACTGAAGAAGATCTGACGGTGGAGGTATTGGCTATCAATGAAGATTCTAGAGGATTCGATGTCAGAGTTTTGGGTCATTTCGACCTGCCCGAAGAAACGATGGAGCAATTCACCCTCTGTTTTTGGATGAAACCGACATGTTGGTCCGAGTATTCAACTTATCTAAATTCCGACTCTTTCTGGCTCAGTT TACTAGAGGGCAGCCTTGCCATATCAATAGTGGGACGTTTCACTGTACTGGATAGAATCACAGAGCTGCAAGCTTGGAGTCATATCTGCGTCTGCGTCCAAGGGATAGACATACAGCTGTTTTACGATGGCTTACCTGTTCGTTCTTCGTCTGTTCAAGAATATTCAGAAACTCCAGACGACCTTATAGCACCTAGATTTGTCAATATAACCTCGAGTTATTTTGAAGGTTCAACCAACTTCTGTGGGTACTTTTCATCACTACAGATATTTCAGGGACTGCTAACTAAGGATCAGATTGAATCTGTTCGTTTGGGAAATTTTGCAGAGTTTCCTTTTAGCTACTATCCATATAAGATTGATGACGTCATCCCAAATGCCAATGAGAAAATCCTTACGTCTAGTGTTCACAGtgaatttttgaaaaagaaattcaactTCTCACTGCTCGTGTTTAAAGTAAAGGTCACGTACCGGCAAGCCTTCATGATGTGCACTGGCTATGGAGGAACTTTACCAATCATAGATAATGTAGAACACAGGGAAATAGTGAAAGAAAATTTGTCAGATGTCCAGGAAAAGGGAGATATTTGGATGCAGATGTCTTCTCGCAACCTCTCTGGAAACTTAGAGCAACAATGGTGTCCCATGATGTACAAAAATAAAGGCGTGTTTTATATGATCCAATGGGGTTGTATTAAATTTTCCGTAAACCTCATGTGCATCATACCAAAAGGGATTTTCCTGAGACTTAAAGGCAATGCTTTAACAAATGAAAACCAATTTGCCATTCAACAAGATAAAAGCTTCCAAGGCATAACCTTGGAATCCAGAAGAAACCTGAAAGGTCTTTGGAAAGGCTCTTCATTCCAGATACAGACGAAGAAAGGGGATATGCAATTTCAAATCGCTCTCGAGGATGGGTACCCCATAGGTCGACGACAGTGGCATACAAAGGATAACAATACCGTCCTCCTGAGTCTTTCCACTTGCAGTTTTGATGAGTTTTCCTGCAACAATGGTCAATGCATCCCTATCAGTCAACGCTGTGATGGGAAGATGGGAGACTGTTTCGACCTTTCTGACGAGGATTCTACCTGTGAGATTTTCTTTGGCCCTGATGAGACTTATTTCAAAATGCAGGCACCCCGAGATCGAAGAGTATCCGTAGATGTGTGGATGAAGTTCATTCGCAGTATTGGTGGGGATGATAATACAATTAAG GTGTTGTTTCAAATATCTCTCAGTTGGCGGGACGAGCGACTACGTTTTTACAATCTTATAACTTATAATAGATCCACAAATATCCTGAACACCAAGTATTTAGAGGAGCTATGGAATCCATATCTATACTTCCTCACTGCTACCTACGAAGAAAACCTTCGAATAAACACGAAGGATATGATTCACAAGCTGAAAATCACTCCTCAGAAAAATGGCACTCTGGCTTTGCTAAAGAGTTTTGAAG CCCTAGAATTTCTTGGGGAAAACGTTATTATTGAAATGATAACTGCCGTTGATATCACTGTGCAGTGTAACTTCGACTTCCAAGCGTTTCCCTTCGACTTTCAG CTCTGTCTGATACCAATCAAGTTACAAGGGAATGACCATCCAATGATTGATAAAGAGACGCTCAGAGTGAGAAGCGATAACCAGGCTCTCCCCATCTACGACGTGTATCAGATTCGTTGCAGACACGTACCAAAATCGTCACGG TTTGATAGGGACCAGGTTGTGATCGCCGTGCTAATCGAGCGAAAAAATAAGGCTTTCTTTCTGACGATGCTTGGACCATGTATAGTGTTGGAAATGCTAGGACTACTCTCATTCCTAGCTTTCCCCATAGATGAATTCTACCAAAGGGCTTCTACTTGCCTCTCGTTACTTATTGTTGTAGCATCCATATTCTCACAG tctgtCAGTGTCTTGCCAAGATCTGCATCTCCTAAAGCGATCGATGTCTGgttcttcttcttcattctccGATTTTTCCTCTACTTTGTGGCCCACTGTCTAGTGGAGTTCCAACGTCTTCGCGTGCAAAAGAAAAAGAGTGAAACCAATATCAAGATCATTAAAGTTTCAAATGAAGAAGCCATTAGGAATAAAGCGCTCGCGAATCATTCAATAAAATCCATGGATAGTAGGCCTACAGTTGATGCAGACGAAAGCGAAGACGAGAAAGGACAAAGAAAAGCTCACAGATCCTTCGCATGGATGGCTAACAGTATCCCTAAAACAACTCCATTTCATCCTACGACCGTGAACCTTGCTTGCCTTCTGCTTGGAATAGCCATAGACGTCACGTTTATTGCAATTTTTATCCGTAGTCTTATGAATATCAGATCTGATATCTTCGAAGAGTTTCTCAAGTATGAAAACTGTAATTAA
- the LOC137645633 gene encoding uncharacterized protein isoform X1, which produces MDSYANTDEHSPTPIFFPPNGQSSTYQTSISHPINIPCPSYPVPGILTPPDTPTSPFGFAMKQQVPTGTPTDQNDVSFCVSTAYDSSAQNNAAFLRAGKPTLRKKNNQLSLLPGLRLNTKLEVQRHHLVQDPESDDEVEEEMCNEIEAELYDEKAELCNEIEAKSYDEKEAEMCNEIEAELCDEKEAELLDEIETGLCDGVDVELDDEIALESRVVKTQENESSEVQMATYVGRESPGEKDSDTELRVLCFIIGSDLRKVADQYQPTYARVDWMLRNGSLNFTLSSAITGCLSISMMCLAIGESPGVH; this is translated from the exons ATGGATTCATACGCCAACACAGACGAACATTCACCAACACCAATATTCTTCCCTCCAAATGGACAATCTTCAACTTACCAGACTTCTATTTCTCATCCCATAAATATCCCGTGCCCCTCTTATCCGGTACCTGGTATTCTGACACCACCCGATACGCCAACGTCTCCTTTTGGATTTGCGATGAAGCAACAGGTTCCAACGGGAACGCCAACAGATCAGAACGACGTTTCATTTTGTGTATCGACAGCGTATGATTCCTCTGCTCAGAATAATGCTGCATTTTTGCGTGCTGGGAAACCCACATTGAGAAAAAAGAATAATCAGTTAAGTCTTCTGCCAGGGCTAAGATTGAACACTAAACTTGAAGTTCAAAGACACCATCTTGTCCAGGATCCTGAATCGGATGACGAAGTAGAGGAAGAAATGTGCAATGAAATCGAGGCAGAATTATATGACGAGAAAGCAGAATTGTGCAATGAAATAGAGGCAAAATCGTATGACGAGAAAGAAGCAGAAATGTGCAATGAAATAGAGGCAGAATTGTGTGACGAGAAAGAAGCAGAATTGCTCGACGAAATAGAGACTGGATTGTGCGACGGAGTTGATGTGGAACTGGATGACGAAATAGCCCTCGAGTCGCGTGTTGTAAAAACGCAAGAAAACGAAAGCAGTGAAGTCCAGATGGCAACCTATGTTGGGAGAGAATCACCAGGCGAAAAGGACAGCGACACAGAGCTGAGAGTACTGTGCTTTATAATAGGATCTGATCTTCGCAAAGTAGCGGACCAGTATCAACCTACCTACGCCAGG GTAGACTGGATGCTGAGAAATGGCTCCCTGAATTTCACTCTGTCGTCTGCAATTACTGGTTGCCTGTCTATCTCGATGATGTGCCTGGCCATTGGAGAATCACCAGGCGTGCATTAG